A stretch of DNA from Micromonospora sp. WMMD1155:
CGGTGTGCGCGTCGGTGCCGATGCACGCACCGACGACCGACAGCTTGCGCCGCAACCGCTGCTTGATGACCGTGTTGACGTCCTTCGCCGACAACAGGGCGAAGTCGCGTTCCACCACCTGCACCGCGTTCAGGTCGACCAGGTGGTTGACCCGCCCGTACACCACGAAGAACGTGAACCCGTCGCCCATCGGTTTGGCGTGCACCACCATCGCCGGGTCGATGCCCATCTTGCTGGCCAGCTGCACCGCCGCGCCCTCGGCCCGCTTGTCGTGCGACACCGGCAGGGTGAACGACACCTGCACCATCCCGTCACCGGTGGTGTCCCCGTACGGCCGCACGATCTGCTTGCTCACGCCGCCGCTGCGCGCCGGACCGCTGTGCTGGCCGGTTCGCTCGCTCCGCTCGCTCACGCCGCCGCCTCCAGGATGTCGGTGGCCGGGTTGTAGTAGTCGGCCTCGTGCGCGGCGACCCCGTCGAGGCCCTTGCCCCGGTCCGCCGGCCGCTTCATGATCCCGAACGTGCCCTCGGCGATCGCCGTCAGCAACGTCTGCTCCCCGATGCGCTCCAACAGGTCCAGCGCCTCACCGAGCACCTGGTCGGCGCGCCGGCGGATGAACCCGCCCGGCGCCGGCACGAAGTCCTCGTGCAGCCCACCGGCCGCACCCAGCACGTACCGCACGTTCTGCAGGGCGATGTCCCGGTCCGACAACCACGGCGTCACCACCGCCTCGGTCATCATCCCCACCAGTAGGATGCCCTGACCGGTCAGCGCCCCGGCCAGGTTGAAGAACCCGTCGAGCAGGTTGCCCCGGAACACGTCGCCGGTCATGTGCTTCGTCGGCGGCATCCACTTCAACGGCGCGTCCGGGAACAACTCCCGCGCCAGCAGGGCGTGCGCCAACTCCAACCGGAACGACTCCGGCACCTCCGGGTTGATCTCGAACGCGTGCCCCAACCCCAACTGCCAGTCCGCCAACCCCGCCTCGTGCGCGAAGAACTCGTTGAGCAGCTGCGACACCGTCACCGTGTGCGCCTCGTCGACCGCGTCCGCGGTGGTCAGGTAGTTGTCCTCACCGGTGTTGATGATGATCCCGGCCCGGGCGTGCACCTGCCGGGAGAACCGCTGGTCGACGAACGTGCGCACCGGGTTGATGTCGCGGAACAGGATCCCGTACATCGAGTCGTTGAGCATCATGTCGAGGCGTTCCAACCCGGCCAGGGTCGCCATCTCCGGCATGCACAACCCGGACGCGTAGTTGGTCAACCGCACGTAACGGCCCACCTCCTTGGACGACTCGTCCAACGCCGCGCGCATCAACCGGAAGTTCTCCTGCGTGGCGTACGTGCCGGCGAACCCCTCCCGGGTCGCACCCTCGGGGACGTAGTCCAACAACGACTGCCCGGTGGAACGGATCACCGCGATCACGTCCGCGCCCGCCCGCGCCGCCGCCTGCGCCTGCGGGATGTCCTCGTAGATGTCCCCCGTCGCCACGATCAGGTAGATCCACGGCCGCTGCGCCGGGTCACCGTGCCGCTTGACGAGACGGTCCCGCTCCGCGCGCCGACGGTCGATGCGCCGGATGCCCGACCCGACCGCCCTACGCGCCGCGCTGCGGGCCGCCGTCGCCGCCCGCCCGGCCGGTACGCCGAAGCGCACCGACCCGGCCGCGGCCTTCTGCGCCAGCAACGTCACGTCGGTGAGGCCCTCACGCGCCAGGGCGTCGAACACCGGAACCGCCACCCCGTGCCCCAGACCGACGTCCGCGGCGACCGCGTCGACGAGCCGGTTCACCCACGGAATACCGTCCGGATCGGCGCCGGTCACCCCGGCCAGCCGCAGCACCGCCCGCTCCACCGACACCGTCGTGTGGCTGCGCGCCAGGTCCACCACCGGCTGCCCGGCCCGACGCGCCAACTCCCGCGCCCGCGCCACCAGCACCGGATCGAGATCAAGCTTGCTCATCGACCATCCACTCGTTCCTGTGCCTGATGGTTCGCTCGCCGCGCTCGCTCACGACGACCCTTCCTCGTAGATGACCTCACCGCGCAGCACCAGACGCCGACACACCGGCAACGGCGTCGGGTCGTCCGGACCCCGCAGCTCCGCGTCCTCGGCCAGCAACACCGGCAGACCCCGCTCCACTCCCGCCGGCGTCGACCACACCGCGAACGTCGCCGGCGCACCCAAGGCGAGAACCCCCTCGACATCCAGGTGCACCGCCCGCCACCCACCCCGGGTGTGCGCGGCGAACGCCGAACGCACACCCATGCGCTGCGCCGGGTTGTGGTGCGCCGCCGCCGCCCGCACCGACCCCCACGGGTCCAGCGGCGTCACCGGCGAATCCGACCCGAACGCCAACGCCACACCCACCGAGTGCATCGCACCCATCGGGTTCGACTCCAACGACCGGTCCAACCCCAACCGCGCCTCGTACATCCGGCCCGCGCCACCCCACAACCGGTCGAACGCCGGCTGCATGCTCGCCACGACCCCGTACTCCACGAACCGCGCGATCAACCGCTTGTTCATGATCTCCGCGTGCTCGATCCGGTGCCGGGCCGCGCGCAACCGCTCCAAACCCACCGTCTCGGCCGCCGCCGCGAACCCGTCGAGCACCGTGCCGATCGCCGCGTCCCCGATCGCGTGGAACCCGCCCTGCATGCCGTGCGCCGCACAGTCCAGCAGGTGATCACGCACCTGCTCCGCCGTCAGGTACCCGTGCCCACACCCGTCGCCGTCACCGTACGCCTGCGACACGTGCGCCGTACGCGACCCCAACGCCCCATCGGCGAACAGGTCACCACCCGCGCCCACCGCACCCAACTCCCGGGCCCGCGCCGCACCACCCAACTCACCCCAGTACCCGTACACCTCCGGCACCCCCGCACCGGAGACGCCCAGCAACCCGGTGAAGTCCTCCTCGTCGGAGATGTCCGGGCCACCACACTCGTGCACCGCGGCGATCCCCAGCGACGCCGCGTGCGACAGGGCCACCCGCTGCGCGGCGACCCGCTGCGCCCGACTCACCGACCCCTGCGCCGCCGCCCGCACCACGTGGTGCGCGTCGCGCCGCAACCACCCCGACGCGTCGAACCCGGCCGCCTGCGCCGCCTGCGGACACGCCGCCAGCAGCGCCGACGACACCAACGCCGAATGGATCGACGCCTGCGACAGGTACACCCGCCGCCCACCGGCCGCCCGATCCAACGCCGCCGCGTCCGGCAACGACGGATCCGACCAACCCGACTCGTCCCAGCCGTGCCCCAACACCACCGCGTCCGCCGGCAGACCCGCCGCGAACCCGGCCACCGCGTCCAACAACTGCGCCGCCGACCGCACCCCGGACAACTCCAGCCCGGACAACGCCAACCCCGTGTCGGTGGCGTGCACATGCGCGTCGACGAACGCCGGCGTCACCAACGCCCCGTCCAGGTCCACCACCCGGTCGGCCGGCGGCGCGTCACCGTCGGTCCCCAACCAGGTGATCCGCCCACCGGACACCAGCAGCGCGGTAGCACTCGGCTCGGCGGGGCAGTACAGCACGCCGCCGCGGTACAACGTCGAGGGGTTCGTCATGACCTCAGTCTGCCGCGATCCGCGCCGCGAACAGCCGACGCACCCCCGGCTCGGCGCGCAGCAGCCCCAACGCCAACTCCGCGTGCCCCGGCACGTACCCGTTGCCCACCAGCATCGTCACGTCCGCAGCCAACCCCTCCGCGCCCAACGCCGCCGCCGAGAAGCTCGTCGCCATCGAGAAGAAGATCACCGTGCCGCCGTCCGCGGTGGCCAACACCGCACCGTGCTCACACCCCGGCACGTCCACGCACACCACTGTCACGTCCGCCGGCGCGCCCAGGGCGGTGGTCACCGCCGTGGACAACCCCACCGGGTCCCGCGCGTCGGCCACCGCCACCACCGACGCCAACCCGGCCGCCGTCAGCGCGTCCCGCTCCGCCGCCACCGGAACCACCCCGACGGTACGCGCGGCACCCGCCCGCCGCGCCGCCGCGAGCGACAGCGACCCGCTCTTGCCCGCCCCACCGATCACCGCGACCCGCACCGGCGTCGGGTCACCGACCCGACGACGGTCCTCGACGTAGCGCGACACCACCCGCGCGGTCAACGCGGGCGCCCCACACACGTCCAGCACGGCCAGGGACAACTGCGGGTCCTCGTCGTCGGGCAGCACCGCGGCGATGGAACGGGCGAACAGGATCGCCCACCCGTCACAGGGCACCTGCTCACTGCGCCCGTCCCAGCGGGCCAGCCCATCGGTGATCACCAGCGGCGTCAGCGTCAACGACACCAGGGTCGCCACCCGCTCGCCCACCTTCAGCCCCAGCGGGGACCGCCGACCGGCCTCCTCGACCGTGCCGATCAACATCCCGCCGGACCCGGTCACCGGGTTCTGCATCTTCCCCCGGGTGGTGATGATCTCCAGCACCTCGGCGCGGACCGCGTCGCCGTCACCGCCGTGCTTCTCCGACAACTGCCGGAAACTCGCCGCGTCCAGGTTCAGCCGCTGCACCCGGATCCGCACCTCGTTGGGCGCGATCTGCGCCGACGCGTCCAGGCGCCAGGCCGCCTGCGGCAGCACCCCCGCCGGTTGCACGACGCGGTGCAGCCCCACCGGTGACGTCACGCCAACCCTCCCCTGCCCAGCCGCCCGAAGCCCCGGTCAAGGCTCGCGTAACGGGAAAACTTACGGCAGACTAGTTTCTGTACCGAATATTTTCCAGTAGCCTTCGGGCCCGTCGATCAACAGCAACACCGAGGAGGGGCCGTGACCCAGACCATCCCGCACCCCCGTCACGCCCCGGTCGCCACACCGACCGCCGGGCAGCCCTACGAATACCACCGCCGCCCCCTGGTCGAACCCGACTGGACCCGCTTCCCCGGCTGGCGCCACATCACCCGCGAGCAGTGGGAATCCGCCCAGTGGCAACGCGTCAACTGCGTCAAGAACATCAAGCAGCTCCGCGCCGTCCTCGGTGACCTCGTCGACGAGAGCTTCTACGCCGACCTCGAGGCCGACCAGAAGGCCCTGGCCACCATGTCCATGCTGGTGCCACCACAGATGATCAACACGATGGTGCCGGACGTGCCCCCCACCACCGAGGCGCTGCTCGCCGACCCCATCCGCCGCTACATGATTCCCGTCGCCTCCGACCGACGCACCGACTGGCCCTCACACCCCTACGCCAGCCGCGACAGCCTCCACGAGCACGACATGTGGGTCGCCGAAGGTCTCACCCACCGCTACCCCACCAAGGTCCTCGCCGAACTGCTCTCCACCTGCCCCCAGTACTGCGGGCACTGCACCCGGATGGACCTCGTCGGCAACTCCACCCCCGCCGTCGACAAACTCAAACTCACCCTCAAGCCCGTCGACCGCTACGACGCCCACATCGCCTACCTCAAGGCCCACCCCGGCGTCCGCGACGTCGTCGTCTCCGGCGGAGACGTCGCCAACGTCCCCTGGCGCAACCTCGAGTCGTACCTCATGCGCCTACTCGAACTGGAGACGGTCCGCGACATCCGCCTCGCCACCAAGGCCCTCATGGGCCTCCCCCAGCACTGGCTGCAACCCGACGTGGTCGAAGGTCTGGAACGCGTCGCCCGCACCGCCGCCCGCCGCGGCGTCAACCTCGCCATCCACACCCACGTCAACCACGCCCAGTCCCTCACCCCACTGGTCGCCAAGGCCGCCCAGACCGCCCTCGACGTCGGCGTCCGCGACGTCCGCAACCAGGGCGTCCTCATGCGCGGCGTCAACGCCACCACCCCGGAACTGCTCGACCTCTGCTTCGCCCTCCAAGGCGAGGCCGGGATCCTGCCGTACTACTTCTACATGTGCGACATGATCCCCAACGCCGAACACTGGCGCGTCCCGGTCTGGCACGCCCAGCAACTCCAGCACGACATCATGGGATACCTCCCCGGCTACGCCACCCCCCGCATCGTCTGCGACGTCCCCTTCGTCGGTAAGCGCTGGGTGCACATGCTCACCGACTACGACCGCGAGCGCGGCATCTCCTACTGGACCAAGAACTACCGCACCTCCATCGAGTCCGCCGACCTGGAGGCGCTCAACAAGCGCTACGCCTACTACGACCCGATCGACACGCTGCCCGCCGACGGCCGGCAGTGGTGGACCGACCACCGCGACGACTGACCGCACCGACGGCGACACCCCCGGGGGGTGTCGCCGTTTTCCGTCACCGGCAGCTCAAACCCTCGACGTACCCCGCCCGCAGCGTCCCGGCCGCCACCTCGTCGGCGTACTCCCAGAACACCTCCGGCCAGTCACCCGCCTTGTCCATCTCCCGCAACACCCGCCACCCGTGACTGCCCCGCAGCGCCTCGGCGGCCCGGCGCACCCCGACCTCATCCCCGACCGCCCGCGCCCGCTGCCACTCCGCGATCCACCCACAACCCACCCGGGACGTCACCCCCACACCAAACTGGTACGAGTCGCTCACCCCGATCTCCTCCAACGCGGCGACATCGAACCCCGGCGGCAGCGGCACGTCGGCGAGCACCTTCGCCGCCCGCTCCCGCACCGGCATGGTCATCTCCGCCGGAAGCACCGCCAACCAGGTCCGCGCGTCCACCCGAACGACGTCCGAGAGAACCCGGTCCACGTCCTTACGCGACCAGTTCCCGGAGGTCTTCATCTCCACGACCATGTTGTCGCGGGGACGCACCAGCACCGTGAAATCACCGCTGAAGCTCTGGAACAGATCAGCCGGCCAACCGTCCACCCGCACCGACCTCCCCGGGCCCGTCTCGCGCTGGTTGGCATACCGGTCCGCGTACACGGACGCCGAATACCAGTTCATCTCCAGTTCCCGCCCACCCCGGCGGAACCTGACCACGCCATAGTCCTTGGAGAACTCGGACAGGGCCGTCACCGTCCAACCGGCCCGGTCGATCAGCAACCGTGGGCTCCTCTCCGCCGCCTCCATCACCAGCGGCGAAAAGACGGCCCCGGCTCCCACACCCGCGCTGGCGATCGGCGAGACCCCGTCATCCTCAGCCTGCCCCCGTAACAGCATGGACGCCGGCACGATGCTCAGGAGCACGGCCGCCGCGGTCAGGACACCCGCGAAGCGACGCACCCACACCCGCCGCCGCGGCATCCCGACGGTACGCCGGACCAACGACTCGGACATGATGTCCTCCAGGAGGGCCTGCTTCACCCCGCCGAAATCCCCCATCACCCCGAACCCACCCGGGTCGGCATCCCGAACCAGCTGGTCGACCCGCTCCCCTGTGGTCATCAGTCCTCCTTGCGGGTGGAAGTGGTCAGCACGTCGAGTACATGTCCGGGCGGCCCCGGGTCGTCACCGACCAACCCCCGCAACCGTGCCCGCGCCCGCGACAACCGGGTCCGCACCGCCGCCGCAGACACCCCCAGCACCGCCGCCACCTCATGCGGCTGCAACCCCTCCCAAACGGTCAGCATCAGCACCTCCCGGTCCACCTCCGGCAGACCCGCCAACGCCGCCCGAACGGCAAGCCGCTCCGGCACCGCACTGCCCGGATCCGGCACCGACGCGGCGATCTGCTGACGCAACCGCTCACCCAGGCGCTGCCGTCGGACACCACCACGGTGATGATTCGCCAGGACCCGCCGAGCCACCCCGTACAACCACAGCCGGGCCTCACCGACGACCGGAATGTCCTGCCGACGACGCCACGCCACCAGGAAGGTCTCCGCGACGACATCGGCCGCGTCCTCCGGATGCGCGACGCGCCGCAACGCGTACGCCAGCAACGACTCGAAATCCTCGGCGTAGGCCCGCCGGAAGCGGTCCTCGTCCTGCCCTGTCCCGGAGCTCACATCCACTCCATGTCCGGCGGGACCTCAACCGTGACAGCCCACCCGACACGCGCCCGCCGAACCGACAGTCTCAGGCTCCGCCCAGCACCTCGGACAACGGTGCCGGCGTCAACCCTCGCGCGCGCAACCCGGCCAGGATGTGCGGCAACGCCTCATCGGTCATCGCGGCGTTCGCCTCGGTCACATGCATGATCACCACCGACCCGGGTCGTGCGTGGTCCACCACCGCCCGCACCAACGGCTTCCACGCTGTCGCGAACGGATCGCCGCTGACCACGTCCCCGTCCACGACCGTCACGCCGAGCGGGGCCAGCGCGTCCAACGCCGCCGCGTCGTGACAGAGCCCCGGGAAACGGAAGTACCGGGTCTGCCGACCCCCGTACGGTGCGATCACCTCGAACGTCTTCGCCACGTCGCCGCGCAACTCGGTCACCGGCTTCGAGGGCAGGTCGTAACAGTCACCGGTGAACGCCGCGTGCCCGTACGTGTGGTTGGCCAACTCGAAGCGCGGATTGCCGGCGATGCGCCGGGTCACGTCCGGATACCGCTGCACCCACTTGCCGGTCAGGAAGAACGTGGCCGGAACCCGCTCCCGCTCCAGCAGGTCGAGGATGCGCAGGTTGGCGTACGACTTCACCCGACCGGCACGCAGGTTGCCCAACATCGCGTCGGTCATGTCCGCGTCGAAGGTCAACGCGACCTTGTCACCGGTCCGCGGACCGTGGTTGACCACCGGCGCCCTGGTCCCGGTCGGCGTCGCGCCCGGCACCGAGGTGACAGCCGACGGCGACGGGGCACCTGCCGACGGCACGGCCGGGTCGGCACCTGTGGACGGCGCCGCCGACGAGGCACCGACCGACGGCGCGACGGACGGTGTGGACGGGCTCGACGAGGCGGACGAGCCGACGAAGACCGGCTGGTCCGCAGGCGGCACCCGGGACGCCTCACACCCGGCAGCGCCGAGAGCCGCCACGACCAGCACGCCAAGAAACGGGCGAAGCCCAGCTCGGATCACGCCGCAGATCATCGCAGACGCGAAAGCGTCTCACTGTCCCCGCGTGCTGCGGTCGGGGCATCGCGCGGGAGTGCCTCTCCGGACCGCGCGGGAAGGTATCGCTCGCGTGAGCGATATACCTCAGAGTCATATTTATGCCTCTGCGGTATATCGCTCAACAGCGACACGCCCCCGCGTCGTAACGCGGGTCAGGCGGAAATCCCACGCGGGGCGTACATGATGACAGCGACGCCGAGCAGGCAGAGCGCCGCGCCGGTCACGTCCCACCGGTCCGGGCGGAAGCCGTCCACCACCATCGCCCAGCCCAACGACCCGGCCACGAACACCCCGCCGTACGCGGCCAGGATCCGGCCGAAGTTCGCGTCCGGCTGGAACGTCGCCACGAACCCGTAGCAGCCCAGCGCCACCACCCCCGCCGCGATCCACCACAGGCCACGCTGCTCCCGCCAGCCCTGCCACACCAGCCACGCGCCGCCGATCTCCGCAAGCGCGGCCAGCGCGAACAACACCAGGGAACGAAGCACCGTCACCCGGCGACCCTAACCGCCGAACACGACGGGTCCCCGGGCGACGCTGCGCCCGGGGACCCGCGAACCGCTCAGGTCACTTCGTGAAGGAATCCTTCATGTTGCGACCGGCGTCCTTGACGTTCTGACCGGCCTGCTTGGCGCGCGCGTCGCTCTGCTGGCTGGCGCCCTCGCCACGCATCCGCTCGTTGTCAGTCATGTCGCCGACGCGCTCTCGCGCCGCGCCGGCCATCTGCTCGACCTTGTTCTTTGCCTTCTCGGTGAAGCTCATCGCGCCTCCTCGGTCTGGCGACTGTCCCCGCTCGCATCCCCGGCTTCCGGGTGCCGAAACCGGCGGTGCCGGTCGGCACACCCGCTAGGGCATCCTAGGAAGATAGGTTGTGGCGAGGGCCGCGAGATAACGGTGCGGTCGGTGGTTAACTGGCCGCATGGGAGAGCTCCTGCTGATCCGGCACGGCGAGACCACCTGGAGCGCCAGCCTGCGGCACACCTCGTACACCGACCTGGAGCTGACCCCCGACGGCGAGCGACAGGCCCGCACCCTGGCCGCGTTCCTGGCCGGCCGGCGGTTCGTCACCGTGCTGGCCAGCCCCCGTTCCCGGGCACTACGCACCGCGCAACTGGCCGGCCTCACCGTCGACGCCGTCGACGAGGACCTCAGCGAGTGGAACTACGGCGAGTACGAGGGCCGCACCACCGTCGACATCCACGCCGACCAGCCGCACTGGAACATCTGGACCGACGGCTGCCCCGGCGGGGAGTCCCCCGCGCAGGTCGGCGAGCGCGTCGACCGGGTGCTGCAGCGGGTCACCCCACTGCTCGACCGGGGCACCGTCGCGCTGGTCGGTCACGCGCACAGTCTGCGCGTGCTCGGCGCCCGCTGGATCGGCCTGCCCCCGTCCGCGGGTGGCCGGCTACGCCTGGAGACCGCCACGGTCAGCGCGCTCGGTCACGAGCACGGCCGGCAGGTCATCCTGCGGTGGAACCAGCCGGCTCCTCCGGCGCCCGGGACCGCGACCGACCCGGCGCCGCGGCACTGATCTTCGGCGGCCGGTTCTCGTACGGGGTGGACAGCACCACCGTCGTGCGGGTCGTGACGTTCGCCGAGGTGCGGATCTCCTGCAACACCCGCTCCAGGTCGGTCGGGCCGGCTACCCGCACCAGCAACAGGTAGAAATCCTCCCCCGCCACCGAGTAGCAGGAGTCGATCTCGGGCAGGTGCGCCAGCCGCTCCGGCGCGTCGTCGGGCTGCGACGGGTCGAACGGGCGGATCGCCACGAACGCGGTCAGCGGCAGGTCCAGCGCCTCGAACGACACCCGGGCGGCGTACCCCTTGATCACCCCGCGTTGCTCCAGCCGGCGCACCCGCTGGTGCACGGCGGACACCGACAGCCCCACCTTCTCGGCCAGGTCGGTGTACGACAGACGGCCGTCGGCGGTCAGCGCGGCGACGATAGCGCGGTCGATCTCCTCCACGGCGTGCAACCTACCGGGAAAACCGCCCGACGGCGACGCAGTACCCGGCGCGGCCAGCGTGGGCCGCGCCGGCACCCGTCGTCCTCAGCCGCGCGCCAGGGCCCGGGAGATCACCATCCGCTGGATCTGGTTGGTGCCCTCCACGATCTGCAGCACCTTGGCCTCGCGCATGTACCGCTCCACCGGGTGGTCGGCGACGTAACCCGCGCCGCCGAGCACCTGCACCGCGTCGGTGGTCACCCGCATCGCCATGTCGGTGGCGAAGAGCTTCGCCTTGGCCGCCTCGATGGCGTACGGGCGGCCGGCGCCGCGCAGCCGGGCCGCCGCGAGGGTCAACGCGCGGGCCGCCGAGATCTGGGTGGCCGCGTCGGCGAGCAGGAAGCCCAACCCCTGGAAGTCGATGATGGACCGGCCGAACTGCTGCCGCTCCCGGGCATAGCCGACCGCGTAGTCCAGCGCCGCCTGGGCCAACCCGACCGCGCAGGCCGCGATGCCCAACCGGCCGGAGTCCAGGGCGGACATCGCGATGGTGAAGCCCTCCCCCTCACCGCCGATCAGCCGGTCGGCCGGCACCCGCGCGTCGTCGAAGGCGATCTGGGCCACCGGGGAGGCGCGCAGACCCATCGTCCGCTCGGCGGCCTGCGGGGCGATGCCGGGAGTGCCGGCGTCGGCGAGCAGGCAGGAGATCCCCTTCGGGCCGGGCCCGCCGGTGCGGCAGAAGACGTTGTAGAAGTCGGCGGTCCGGGCGTGGGTGATCCACGCCTTGGTGCCGGAGACCAGGTACGCGTCGCCGTCGCGCACCGCCCGGGTGCTCAGCGACGCCGCGTCGGAGCCGCCCTGCGGCTCGGAGAGGCAGTACGCGCCCAGCAGCTCGCCGCCGATCATGTCCGGCAGCAGCTTGCGCTGCTCGTCGCTGCCGAACGCCGCCACCGGGTAGCAGGACAGGGTGTGCACGCTGACCGCCTCGGCGACCGCGAGCCAGCGGCTGGCCAGGATCTCCAGCACCTGCAGGTACACCTCGTAGGGCTGGGCCGCGCCGCCGTACTCCTCGGGGTAGGGCAGGCCCAGCAGGCCGGCCCGGCCGAGGGTACGCAGCACCTCGCGGGGGAACTCGGCGCGCTCCTCGAAGGCGGCGGCCTTCGGCGCGAGCTCGCGGTCGGCGAGCTCGGTGGCGAGACCCAGCAGGTCGTGGGCCTCGTCGGTGGGCAGGATCCGGTCGACAGTCATAGCGCGATGAGCTCCGTGGGGGTGGTGTTGAGCCGTTGCACGCCGTCCGGGGTGCAGACGACGATGTCCTCGATGCGGGCGCCGTGCCGGCCCGCGAGGTAGATGCCCGGTTCGATGGAGAACGCCATCCCGGCCTCCAGGGGCCGGTCGTTGCCGGCCACCAGGTAGGGCTCCTCGTGACCGTCGAGCCCGATGCCGTGACCGGTGCGGTGCAGGAACGCCTCGGCGTAGCCGGCGGCGGCGATCGGCGCCCGGGCCGCGGCGTCGGCCTGCGCGCCGGTGACGCCGGGTCGCACCGCCGCGACGGCGGCGCGCTGGGCGTCGCGCAGCACCGCGTAGTAGTCCAGGAAGTCGGTCGGCGCGGACCCGCCGGCCAGGTAGGTGCGGGTGCAGTCGGAGCGGTAGCCCGACGGCATCGTGCCGCCGATGTCGACCACCACCGGCTCACCGACGCCGATCGGGCGGTCCGAGGTGCCG
This window harbors:
- a CDS encoding lysine 5,6-aminomutase subunit alpha — translated: MSKLDLDPVLVARARELARRAGQPVVDLARSHTTVSVERAVLRLAGVTGADPDGIPWVNRLVDAVAADVGLGHGVAVPVFDALAREGLTDVTLLAQKAAAGSVRFGVPAGRAATAARSAARRAVGSGIRRIDRRRAERDRLVKRHGDPAQRPWIYLIVATGDIYEDIPQAQAAARAGADVIAVIRSTGQSLLDYVPEGATREGFAGTYATQENFRLMRAALDESSKEVGRYVRLTNYASGLCMPEMATLAGLERLDMMLNDSMYGILFRDINPVRTFVDQRFSRQVHARAGIIINTGEDNYLTTADAVDEAHTVTVSQLLNEFFAHEAGLADWQLGLGHAFEINPEVPESFRLELAHALLARELFPDAPLKWMPPTKHMTGDVFRGNLLDGFFNLAGALTGQGILLVGMMTEAVVTPWLSDRDIALQNVRYVLGAAGGLHEDFVPAPGGFIRRRADQVLGEALDLLERIGEQTLLTAIAEGTFGIMKRPADRGKGLDGVAAHEADYYNPATDILEAAA
- a CDS encoding amidohydrolase family protein; translated protein: MTNPSTLYRGGVLYCPAEPSATALLVSGGRITWLGTDGDAPPADRVVDLDGALVTPAFVDAHVHATDTGLALSGLELSGVRSAAQLLDAVAGFAAGLPADAVVLGHGWDESGWSDPSLPDAAALDRAAGGRRVYLSQASIHSALVSSALLAACPQAAQAAGFDASGWLRRDAHHVVRAAAQGSVSRAQRVAAQRVALSHAASLGIAAVHECGGPDISDEEDFTGLLGVSGAGVPEVYGYWGELGGAARARELGAVGAGGDLFADGALGSRTAHVSQAYGDGDGCGHGYLTAEQVRDHLLDCAAHGMQGGFHAIGDAAIGTVLDGFAAAAETVGLERLRAARHRIEHAEIMNKRLIARFVEYGVVASMQPAFDRLWGGAGRMYEARLGLDRSLESNPMGAMHSVGVALAFGSDSPVTPLDPWGSVRAAAAHHNPAQRMGVRSAFAAHTRGGWRAVHLDVEGVLALGAPATFAVWSTPAGVERGLPVLLAEDAELRGPDDPTPLPVCRRLVLRGEVIYEEGSS
- a CDS encoding zinc-binding alcohol dehydrogenase, with protein sequence MGLHRVVQPAGVLPQAAWRLDASAQIAPNEVRIRVQRLNLDAASFRQLSEKHGGDGDAVRAEVLEIITTRGKMQNPVTGSGGMLIGTVEEAGRRSPLGLKVGERVATLVSLTLTPLVITDGLARWDGRSEQVPCDGWAILFARSIAAVLPDDEDPQLSLAVLDVCGAPALTARVVSRYVEDRRRVGDPTPVRVAVIGGAGKSGSLSLAAARRAGAARTVGVVPVAAERDALTAAGLASVVAVADARDPVGLSTAVTTALGAPADVTVVCVDVPGCEHGAVLATADGGTVIFFSMATSFSAAALGAEGLAADVTMLVGNGYVPGHAELALGLLRAEPGVRRLFAARIAAD
- a CDS encoding lysine 2,3-aminomutase; its protein translation is MTQTIPHPRHAPVATPTAGQPYEYHRRPLVEPDWTRFPGWRHITREQWESAQWQRVNCVKNIKQLRAVLGDLVDESFYADLEADQKALATMSMLVPPQMINTMVPDVPPTTEALLADPIRRYMIPVASDRRTDWPSHPYASRDSLHEHDMWVAEGLTHRYPTKVLAELLSTCPQYCGHCTRMDLVGNSTPAVDKLKLTLKPVDRYDAHIAYLKAHPGVRDVVVSGGDVANVPWRNLESYLMRLLELETVRDIRLATKALMGLPQHWLQPDVVEGLERVARTAARRGVNLAIHTHVNHAQSLTPLVAKAAQTALDVGVRDVRNQGVLMRGVNATTPELLDLCFALQGEAGILPYYFYMCDMIPNAEHWRVPVWHAQQLQHDIMGYLPGYATPRIVCDVPFVGKRWVHMLTDYDRERGISYWTKNYRTSIESADLEALNKRYAYYDPIDTLPADGRQWWTDHRDD
- a CDS encoding RNA polymerase sigma factor encodes the protein MSSGTGQDEDRFRRAYAEDFESLLAYALRRVAHPEDAADVVAETFLVAWRRRQDIPVVGEARLWLYGVARRVLANHHRGGVRRQRLGERLRQQIAASVPDPGSAVPERLAVRAALAGLPEVDREVLMLTVWEGLQPHEVAAVLGVSAAAVRTRLSRARARLRGLVGDDPGPPGHVLDVLTTSTRKED
- a CDS encoding polysaccharide deacetylase family protein — encoded protein: MIRAGLRPFLGVLVVAALGAAGCEASRVPPADQPVFVGSSASSSPSTPSVAPSVGASSAAPSTGADPAVPSAGAPSPSAVTSVPGATPTGTRAPVVNHGPRTGDKVALTFDADMTDAMLGNLRAGRVKSYANLRILDLLERERVPATFFLTGKWVQRYPDVTRRIAGNPRFELANHTYGHAAFTGDCYDLPSKPVTELRGDVAKTFEVIAPYGGRQTRYFRFPGLCHDAAALDALAPLGVTVVDGDVVSGDPFATAWKPLVRAVVDHARPGSVVIMHVTEANAAMTDEALPHILAGLRARGLTPAPLSEVLGGA
- a CDS encoding YnfA family protein: MTVLRSLVLFALAALAEIGGAWLVWQGWREQRGLWWIAAGVVALGCYGFVATFQPDANFGRILAAYGGVFVAGSLGWAMVVDGFRPDRWDVTGAALCLLGVAVIMYAPRGISA
- a CDS encoding CsbD family protein — protein: MSFTEKAKNKVEQMAGAARERVGDMTDNERMRGEGASQQSDARAKQAGQNVKDAGRNMKDSFTK
- a CDS encoding histidine phosphatase family protein; this encodes MGELLLIRHGETTWSASLRHTSYTDLELTPDGERQARTLAAFLAGRRFVTVLASPRSRALRTAQLAGLTVDAVDEDLSEWNYGEYEGRTTVDIHADQPHWNIWTDGCPGGESPAQVGERVDRVLQRVTPLLDRGTVALVGHAHSLRVLGARWIGLPPSAGGRLRLETATVSALGHEHGRQVILRWNQPAPPAPGTATDPAPRH
- a CDS encoding Lrp/AsnC family transcriptional regulator, translating into MEEIDRAIVAALTADGRLSYTDLAEKVGLSVSAVHQRVRRLEQRGVIKGYAARVSFEALDLPLTAFVAIRPFDPSQPDDAPERLAHLPEIDSCYSVAGEDFYLLLVRVAGPTDLERVLQEIRTSANVTTRTTVVLSTPYENRPPKISAAAPGRSRSRAPEEPAGSTAG